Sequence from the Afifella aestuarii genome:
CCCGGTGTCCATACAGCCGAGCTCTACCGCGGACTTGCCGGCTCGAAGGTCCGGCACGTGACGCCGCGCCACGAGCAGGGCGCAGGCTTCATGGCGGATGGCTATGCCAGGGTCAGCGGCAAGCCCGGCGTCTGCCTCGTTATCACCGGGCCGGGCCTGACAAATACCATCACGGCGATGGCGCAGGCCCGAGCCGATTCCGTCCCGATGCTCGTGATTTCCGGCGTCGGCCGCCGTGGGTCGCTTGGTCATGGCCGCGGCGCATTGCACGAATTGCCGGATCAGCGGGCGATGATGGCAAGCTTCGCGCTCTTCTCCCACACGCTTCTGTCGGCCTCCGATCTTCCGGGCGTCATGGCGCGTGCTTTCGCGATCCTCAATTCCGGCCGGCCGGGACCGGTCCATATCGAGATTCCCGTCGATGTCATGCAGGAGAGGGTTGCGGCGCTTCCGGCTCGCGTGCCGGCCCTGCCGTCGCATCCGCATCCCGCGCGGGGCGATCTTGAAGCGGCTGCACGTCTCTTATCCGAGGCGCGGCGGCCGGCGATCATCGTGGGCGGAGGGGCAAGACGCGCCAACGACGACGTGACAGCGCTGGCGGGACGTCTCGACGCGCCGGTGGTGACGACGGCGAATGCGCGCGGGCTTCTCGCCGGCCACCCCTTGCGCGTGCCGGCAAGCCCGAGCCTCAAAGCCGTGCGCGCTTTCCTGGCCGAATGCGATGCGGTCCTGGCGCTCGGTACCGAGATGGGACCGACGGATTTCGATGTCTATGAGGACGGCGGCTTTCCCACTCTCAAAGGGCTCGTGCGTGTCGATATCGATGCGGGTCAGCTCGCTCGCGGGCCGCAGGCCGAGATGGCGATTCTCGCAGATGCGCGCGCCACTGCGGCCGAGCTGTGCGTCGCTCTCGGCGCGACAAAGATCGGCGACGAGCGAAACGGTCGTGACATGGCGTGCAGGCTCCGAGCGGCAGCCTTCGAAGAAATCGGGGATGCCTATCGGGGAGAGGTCGCGATCCTCGATACGATCCGCGAGACTTTGCCGGGCGCTCTTTTCGTCGGCGACAGCACGCAGCCCGTCTATGCCGGCAATCTTTATTGCGACATCGATACGCCCGCAGGCTGGTTCAATTCCGCAACCGGCTTCGGCGCTCTCGGCTATGGCGTGCCCGCCGCGATCGGCGCCGCGATCGCCGATCCTGAGCGGCTGGTCGTGGCGCTTCTGGGCGACGGCGGCCTGCAATTCTCGCTCGCCGAGCTCGGCTCCGCCATCGATGCCGGAACGCCCGTCATCTTCATCGTCTGGAACAATTTCGGCTTCCGCGAGATCGAGACGTTCATGATCGAGCGTGGCATCGCGCCGGAAGGGGTGAAGCCGACTCCGCCCGATTTTGACTCCGTCGCAAAGGCTTATGGCCTCGTCTTCGAACGCCCGTCGAAGCTTTCAGACCTGCCGGCATCGCTGCGGCGTGCCCGCGACAGCGGCCGTGCGGCCCTTATCGAGCTGCGCATGCCTTTCGACATGTAAGGGGCAGTGCCCGAGCGATCCGCTCGCTCGGGCACGCTCGTTCTTGTTGGTCGCGGCTCAGCCTTTCGCCTGGAGCCGCGAAGAGCGCCGGCGCAAAAACTCCGCGCTGAGGAGAAGAAGCACGGCGAGCACGATCATGATCGTGGCGGCCGCCGCGATCGTCGGCGAGATGTTTTCGCGGATGCCGGAGAACATCTCTCGCGGCAGGGTCCGTTGGTTGGGCCCGCCGATGAAGAGCACGGTGATGACCTCTTCGAGCGACACGGAGAAGGCGAAGAGCCCGCCGAAGATGACGCCGGGCGCAATCAGCGGAAAGACGACGCTTCGGGCCACGCGGATTGGCGAAGCCCCAAGGCTGAGGCCGGCACGGATGAGCGTACGGTCGAAGCCGGAAAGCGTGGCGGTGACCGTGATGACGACGAAAGGCGTGCCGAGAACGGCATGAGCCAGGATGAGGCCGGTGAAGGTCGCCGTCAGATCGAAGGGCGCGAAATAGAAGTAGAGCCCGACCGCGTATATCACCATCGGCACGATCATCGGAGCGAGCAGAAAGGCACTGATAAAGCGCTTGCCCGGGAAATCCGCAAGCCAGAGCCCGGCGGCCGCAAGCGTGCCGAGAAAGGTGGCGATCGTGGCGGCGACGACACCGATGATCAGGCTGTTGCGGATCGACGACATCCACGTGCCGGAGAAGAAGAAATCCTCATACCACCGCAGGGAGATGCCGCGCAGCGGGTAGGTGAGGAACTGGCCGTCGTTGAAGGAAAGAGGCACGATGGCGAGGATCGGCGCGACGAGAAAGAAGAAGCCGCCGATCGCCACCACGTAAAGGACGACACGCCACGCCTTTTCCGTGCCAGTGACAGCGCCGCTCACATCACCCCCCGAACGCCGCCGACGAGACGGCTGTAGATCGCATAAAGGATGAGCGTCGCGGCGAAGAGGCCGGTGCCGAGCGCCGCGGCGAGCCCCCAGTTCACCGTGTCGGTGGTGTAGAAGGCGATGTAGTAGGAGATCATCTGGTCGGCAGCCCCGCCCACGAGCGCCGGTGTGATGTAATAGCCGAGCGCGATGATGAAGACGAGGATCGAGCCGGCGGCGATCCCGGGCATCACCTGCGGAATGTAGACGCGGCGGAAGGCAGTGAAGGGCGGTGCGCCGAGCGAGTGGGCGGCACGCATGTAATCTTTCGGCACGGTGCGCATCACCGCGTAGAGCGGCAGGATCATGAACGGCAGAAGCACATGGGTCATGGAGATGATGACGCCGGAACGGTTGTAGACGAGGCGGATCGGCCCGTTCGTCAGATGCAGGAATTGCAGCATCTGGTTGACGAGGCCATGCTCCTGCAGGACCACGACCCATGCCGCAGTGCGCACGAGAAGCGGCGTCCAGAACGGCAAAAGGACCAGGATCATCAAAAGGTTGGCGAGGTTCTCCCGCAGCCCTGCCAGGAGGAAGGCGATCGGAAAGCCGATCATGAGGCATAGAAGCGTGACGGTGAGTGCGATGGCGAATGTGCGCGCATAGATCTGCAGATAGACGGCGCGCTCCGTCGGCACCGGCACGATCGAGCCGTCGATATCGCGCTGGTGGTCGATCGTCTGCAGGAGGAAGAAATCGGTGAGAGGCCCTGCCGCACGGCGCACGGCGGCCCAGGTTTCGGCGCGGCCCCAATCCGGCTCTGTCTCGATGAGTGTATCGCGCCAGGAGGCGGGAGGTTGATCGAGGCGCGCGATCTTTCGCGCCGTTCCCATGACGAGCGAACGCCCGCCCGAAATATCGTAATTGAGACGCCTGGCGACCGCTGCGGCGGTGCGGTCGTCGTAGGAGCGGATGAGGTCCTGCGCGAGCGCCGAAAAGACCGCCTCGTCGGGCACGGCGTCTTTCTCCCAATCATAGGTCCGCACGGCCTCGGCCGTCTTCGGCCAGGTCTCCATGAGGTCCGTATCGACGACGCTCCGCTCCAGCATGCCGGCGATCGGCGCGACGAAGAAGATGAGGACGAAGACGATGAGAGGCAGGACGAGCAGGAAGGCGTTGCGCTTGCGCTTGCGTTCGGCGCGCGCCAGATCCCGCTTCAGGGACCGCGTTTGACGCGGCCCCGCGAGCATTGTCTCGGCCATCGGACCGCTAATTCGTAGAGGCCCAGCGGCTCCAGCGCTCGGTCAGCCGATCGATATTGTCGAGCCAGAAGGTATCCGAGATCTTGAGCGCATTCTTCATGTTCTCGTCCGCCGTCGGCAGCTCCTTGAGGCGCTCCGGCTCGATCATGGCGCTCGCATCGGGATTGGTGACGCCGTACGCGATCTTCATCGGCAGCTTGGCCTGATTTTCCGCCTCTCCGACGAAGTCGAGATATTTGTAGGCGGCGTCGAGGTTCTTGGAGCCGGCGAGGATGACCCAGGAATCGAGCGTATAGAGGCTCTCGTTCCAGACGATGCCGAAATTGCGCCCATCCGCCTTGTTGGCGGCGTCGACGCGGCCGTTGTAGATCGAGGTGAGGGCGACTTCGCCGGAGGCGAGAAGCTGCGGTGGCTGCGCACCCGCCTCCCAGAAGACGAGATCCGATTTGATCGTGTCGAGCTTCTTGAATGCCCGCTCAACGCCCTCGTCTGTGGCAAGCACGTCATAGACTTCCGCAGGCGGCACGCCGTCGGCCATCAGCGCGATCTCGAGATTGGTTTTCGGCCCGTTCCGCAGTGCGCGCTTGCCCGGATATTTGTCGAGATCGAAGAAATCTTCCCAGCCGGCGGGTGCATCCGAGATCTTGTCCTTGTCGTAGCCGAGGACGAAATTGTAGACGATCGCACCCACGCCGCAGGGGCTGACGGCGGCTTCAATATAGCGATCCTTGCCGCCGATCTTGTCCCAGTCGAGCTCTTCGAAGAGGCCTTCATCGCAGCCGAGCTGCAGCTCTTCCGATTCCACCTGCACCACGTCCCAGGTGGCGTTGCCGCCTTCAACCTGCGCGCGGAGCACGCCGATGCCGCCGTCCCAGCTTTCCTCGACGAGGTCGATGCCGGTCTGCTCTTCGAAGGGTTTGAAATACACTTCGCGCTGCGCGTCCTGATAGGCGCCGCCCCATGATGTGACGGTGACTTGTTCGGCGGCGGCCATGCTGCTGCCGGTCATCAAGACGATGCTCAAAGCCGCGATGACTTTGCTTCTGGTCCTCATATTCCCCTCCTGGCCTTGTTCTGGCTCAAAGCGTTAACCGCTTCCGACCAATGCTTGCCGAGACGGAGGGCTTTCGCAATGGGCTTGAAGTCGTAGACCGGCAACTTCTTCGAATTTCTGAAAATTTTGCTCCCGCGTCAGCTCCTGAAAGCTTCCGATTGCCGGCCGACGAGGCGCGTATCCGAACGCAGTGATCCCGATTGAGCGCACTGATTTTGCGCTGCACTTTTTAGTCGTTCAAATCCAAACTTTCTGCTCAAGCTCCACTCAAGCCCCGGCCGTTAGGCAACCCTCGCAACTGGCGAGGGAGCCGCGATGTTCTTTTCAAGCGACGAGATCGGTTTCGCCGCGACGGCAGAAAAGGCAGGCAACGGGACGGGCGGAGGCGTCGCATCAGCGACCAGCACCGCCACCATTATCGACCAGCTTCAGACCTCGTGGACGCACGAAGCCTCACCGAGCCCGATCTCCTGGGCCGGTGACACCATCACCTACAGCATCCTTTCCTCCGCATCGGGAAGCGGCGAAGCTGCGGGTTTCCAGCCGCTCTCCGCCTACAAGGCGGCAATGGCCGACCAGGCCTTTGCGCTCTGGGACGATGTCATCGCCCCCGATATCGTGCGCACCGCGTCGGGGGGCGGCATCTCGATCGGCGAGAGTTCGACCACGTCCGGCAACGGCACCTACACGTCCTACAGTTTTCGCTATGACGGCCTCGGCTCCGGCCATGATTCCTTCATCAGCGCGGATGTCTGGCTGAACAGCTTTTGGAGCAGCCTCAACGACGACAGCGACATCGCCTACGGCAAATATGGTTTCCTCACCTATCTCCACGAGATCGGCCATTCGCTGGGGTTGAGCCATCCCGGCACCTATGATGCGGCCCGCGGCGCCGTCACCTATGCCGGTGCCGCCGAGTTCGCTGAAGACACGCGCCGCTTCACCATCATGTCCTATTTCGATGCCGACGAGGACGGCAGCGGCACCAACCATGTCGGCGCCGATGGGCTCATGCATTACGCCCAGACGCCGATGCTCTAC
This genomic interval carries:
- a CDS encoding 5-guanidino-2-oxopentanoate decarboxylase, translating into MNAGMTQDAMEASTGEAMITLLEKYDVDVVFGIPGVHTAELYRGLAGSKVRHVTPRHEQGAGFMADGYARVSGKPGVCLVITGPGLTNTITAMAQARADSVPMLVISGVGRRGSLGHGRGALHELPDQRAMMASFALFSHTLLSASDLPGVMARAFAILNSGRPGPVHIEIPVDVMQERVAALPARVPALPSHPHPARGDLEAAARLLSEARRPAIIVGGGARRANDDVTALAGRLDAPVVTTANARGLLAGHPLRVPASPSLKAVRAFLAECDAVLALGTEMGPTDFDVYEDGGFPTLKGLVRVDIDAGQLARGPQAEMAILADARATAAELCVALGATKIGDERNGRDMACRLRAAAFEEIGDAYRGEVAILDTIRETLPGALFVGDSTQPVYAGNLYCDIDTPAGWFNSATGFGALGYGVPAAIGAAIADPERLVVALLGDGGLQFSLAELGSAIDAGTPVIFIVWNNFGFREIETFMIERGIAPEGVKPTPPDFDSVAKAYGLVFERPSKLSDLPASLRRARDSGRAALIELRMPFDM
- a CDS encoding ABC transporter permease, whose amino-acid sequence is MSGAVTGTEKAWRVVLYVVAIGGFFFLVAPILAIVPLSFNDGQFLTYPLRGISLRWYEDFFFSGTWMSSIRNSLIIGVVAATIATFLGTLAAAGLWLADFPGKRFISAFLLAPMIVPMVIYAVGLYFYFAPFDLTATFTGLILAHAVLGTPFVVITVTATLSGFDRTLIRAGLSLGASPIRVARSVVFPLIAPGVIFGGLFAFSVSLEEVITVLFIGGPNQRTLPREMFSGIRENISPTIAAAATIMIVLAVLLLLSAEFLRRRSSRLQAKG
- a CDS encoding ABC transporter permease, with protein sequence MAETMLAGPRQTRSLKRDLARAERKRKRNAFLLVLPLIVFVLIFFVAPIAGMLERSVVDTDLMETWPKTAEAVRTYDWEKDAVPDEAVFSALAQDLIRSYDDRTAAAVARRLNYDISGGRSLVMGTARKIARLDQPPASWRDTLIETEPDWGRAETWAAVRRAAGPLTDFFLLQTIDHQRDIDGSIVPVPTERAVYLQIYARTFAIALTVTLLCLMIGFPIAFLLAGLRENLANLLMILVLLPFWTPLLVRTAAWVVVLQEHGLVNQMLQFLHLTNGPIRLVYNRSGVIISMTHVLLPFMILPLYAVMRTVPKDYMRAAHSLGAPPFTAFRRVYIPQVMPGIAAGSILVFIIALGYYITPALVGGAADQMISYYIAFYTTDTVNWGLAAALGTGLFAATLILYAIYSRLVGGVRGVM
- a CDS encoding ABC transporter substrate-binding protein, which gives rise to MRTRSKVIAALSIVLMTGSSMAAAEQVTVTSWGGAYQDAQREVYFKPFEEQTGIDLVEESWDGGIGVLRAQVEGGNATWDVVQVESEELQLGCDEGLFEELDWDKIGGKDRYIEAAVSPCGVGAIVYNFVLGYDKDKISDAPAGWEDFFDLDKYPGKRALRNGPKTNLEIALMADGVPPAEVYDVLATDEGVERAFKKLDTIKSDLVFWEAGAQPPQLLASGEVALTSIYNGRVDAANKADGRNFGIVWNESLYTLDSWVILAGSKNLDAAYKYLDFVGEAENQAKLPMKIAYGVTNPDASAMIEPERLKELPTADENMKNALKISDTFWLDNIDRLTERWSRWASTN